A section of the Streptomyces sp. SCL15-4 genome encodes:
- a CDS encoding ERF family protein: MGLRENAAAAAGRTLTDSEPAAEAVEVREAPDLTEPDLGDLSQDADATTNAITAWSRVMGEVRAIGKHEEFKGGRAGNFNFRGIETALNAFGPACRKHGVLVIQHKVETEYRDISTSSGGRMRECTALVTFRIYGPDGSYFDSQAAGEASDSGGRSTPKAQSIALRTLLINNGLVPTQDRDADAVHFERAESPARPAASYLDEICNPQTSAGRLRQIHYELRQSRQLGALVTNEVGDEEAIGEMVVRIGKERAAGGAE; the protein is encoded by the coding sequence ATGGGTCTGCGCGAGAACGCAGCCGCCGCAGCCGGCCGGACGCTGACCGACAGCGAGCCCGCGGCCGAGGCCGTTGAGGTACGCGAGGCACCGGACCTGACCGAGCCGGACCTCGGCGACCTCTCCCAGGACGCCGACGCCACCACGAACGCGATCACCGCCTGGTCGCGGGTCATGGGCGAGGTCCGCGCCATCGGCAAGCACGAGGAGTTCAAGGGCGGGCGCGCCGGCAACTTCAACTTCCGTGGCATCGAGACCGCGTTGAACGCCTTCGGTCCGGCCTGCCGCAAGCACGGCGTCCTGGTGATCCAGCACAAGGTGGAGACCGAGTACCGGGACATCTCCACCAGCAGCGGTGGCCGGATGCGGGAGTGCACCGCCCTGGTCACCTTCCGGATCTACGGTCCGGACGGCTCGTACTTCGACTCCCAGGCGGCTGGCGAGGCTTCAGATTCCGGTGGCCGGTCGACTCCGAAGGCGCAGAGCATCGCGCTGCGGACCCTGCTCATCAACAACGGTCTGGTGCCGACCCAGGACCGGGACGCGGACGCGGTGCACTTCGAGCGCGCGGAGTCGCCGGCGCGGCCAGCGGCCAGCTACCTGGATGAGATCTGCAACCCGCAGACGAGCGCCGGGCGGTTGCGGCAGATCCACTACGAGCTGCGGCAGTCCAGGCAGCTCGGCGCATTGGTCACCAACGAGGTCGGCGACGAGGAAGCGATCGGCGAGATGGTCGTCCGTATCGGCAAGGAGCGCGCCGCCGGAGGTGCCGAATGA
- a CDS encoding exonuclease domain-containing protein has protein sequence MTSWHLQRMAALDFESSDKDADTARIVTCALILVNGGIPTDTRTWLLNPGIAMQPEAIKVHGITDEYAAEHGMPAEQGIGEIAKAITEVVAAGIPLVGHNIGGYDLNLLDRECQRHLGDSLEGICRQPLTRVIDTMVLDRYCAPFRKRISETQGPYQMRTTAETYGLPWDEEQAHGAEYDALMSARAAYKMGVIAHTPYRLRPDWVLNLRVNRFNALRDVTVEELHTRQVEWYREDAQGYQKWLRDPAKSGDKHDPKAVIPTAWPLRPIPAQRGGEA, from the coding sequence ATGACCTCCTGGCACCTCCAGCGCATGGCCGCTCTCGACTTCGAGTCCAGCGACAAGGACGCCGACACCGCCCGCATCGTCACCTGCGCCCTGATCTTGGTCAACGGCGGCATCCCCACCGACACCCGCACCTGGCTCCTCAACCCCGGCATCGCCATGCAGCCCGAGGCGATCAAGGTGCACGGCATCACGGACGAGTACGCCGCCGAGCACGGCATGCCCGCCGAGCAGGGCATCGGGGAGATCGCCAAGGCCATCACCGAGGTCGTTGCCGCCGGCATCCCGCTCGTCGGCCACAACATCGGCGGCTACGACCTCAACCTCCTCGACCGCGAGTGCCAGCGGCACCTCGGCGACAGCCTCGAAGGCATCTGCCGCCAGCCGCTGACCCGGGTCATCGACACGATGGTCCTCGACCGGTACTGCGCCCCGTTCCGGAAGCGGATCAGCGAGACGCAGGGCCCGTACCAGATGCGGACCACCGCCGAGACGTACGGCCTGCCCTGGGACGAGGAGCAGGCGCACGGCGCCGAGTACGACGCGCTGATGTCGGCGCGGGCCGCGTACAAGATGGGCGTCATCGCCCACACCCCGTACCGGCTGCGCCCGGACTGGGTCCTCAACCTGCGCGTCAACCGGTTCAACGCCCTGCGGGACGTCACCGTCGAGGAGCTGCACACCCGGCAGGTCGAGTGGTATCGCGAGGACGCCCAGGGCTACCAGAAGTGGCTCCGGGACCCGGCGAAGTCGGGCGACAAACACGACCCGAAGGCCGTGATCCCGACCGCGTGGCCGCTGCGCCCGATCCCGGCCCAGCGCGGGGGTGAGGCGTGA
- a CDS encoding lambda-exonuclease family protein: protein MTNATVQAGAQAPAAGRRVTPTGRLILPADADRNVWLTARRSGIGSSDVPAILGLVEKKPPIKVYYEKLGHDVDDAGEAAFWGTVHEEPVARHWAMRNRSVIRRVGLVAHVEHPHWMTTLDRRVTECPLAEDKRVPCALEVKTRSAFKNAQWHAGAPDDVLAQMLWQIVVNGYDHMHFAVLIGGNEYHQGTVRADQYTDVIADITTAMDKFWAEHVQAQVPPVPSGDGEAVAQMFRRLHPTRSGAVDIDRRPDALDALLDYNRHQREESAAKKAKAAAKARMIAALGGAQEALIGGERAYALEPSNAAPKVDLEQLAERWPDAYEACVKANPTERIAISKAFKGGI from the coding sequence ATGACCAACGCAACCGTGCAGGCCGGGGCTCAGGCCCCGGCCGCCGGCCGCCGGGTCACCCCCACCGGCCGACTCATCCTCCCCGCCGACGCCGACCGCAACGTCTGGCTCACCGCCCGCCGTTCCGGCATCGGCTCCTCCGACGTCCCGGCCATCCTCGGCCTGGTCGAGAAGAAGCCGCCGATCAAGGTCTACTACGAGAAGCTCGGCCACGACGTCGATGACGCCGGCGAAGCCGCGTTCTGGGGCACCGTCCACGAGGAGCCCGTCGCCCGCCACTGGGCCATGCGCAACCGCAGCGTCATCCGCCGCGTCGGCCTCGTCGCCCACGTCGAGCACCCGCACTGGATGACGACCCTCGACCGGCGCGTCACCGAGTGCCCTCTCGCAGAGGACAAGCGGGTCCCCTGCGCGCTGGAGGTCAAGACCCGCTCCGCGTTCAAGAACGCGCAGTGGCACGCCGGCGCCCCGGACGACGTCCTCGCCCAGATGCTCTGGCAGATCGTCGTCAACGGCTATGACCACATGCACTTCGCCGTCCTCATCGGCGGCAACGAGTACCACCAGGGCACCGTCCGCGCCGACCAGTACACGGACGTCATCGCGGACATCACCACGGCCATGGACAAGTTCTGGGCCGAGCATGTGCAGGCTCAGGTGCCACCGGTGCCGTCCGGCGACGGCGAGGCGGTGGCGCAGATGTTCCGCCGCCTGCACCCCACCCGCTCCGGGGCCGTGGACATCGACCGTCGCCCCGACGCCCTGGACGCACTCCTGGACTACAACCGCCACCAGCGCGAGGAGTCCGCCGCGAAGAAGGCGAAGGCCGCCGCAAAGGCCCGCATGATCGCCGCTCTCGGCGGCGCCCAGGAGGCCCTGATCGGCGGCGAGCGTGCCTACGCGCTGGAGCCGTCGAACGCCGCGCCGAAGGTCGACCTGGAGCAGCTCGCAGAGCGCTGGCCGGACGCCTACGAGGCCTGCGTCAAGGCCAACCCGACCGAGCGCATCGCCATCTCCAAGGCATTCAAGGGGGGCATCTGA